One window of the Manihot esculenta cultivar AM560-2 chromosome 14, M.esculenta_v8, whole genome shotgun sequence genome contains the following:
- the LOC110608247 gene encoding uncharacterized protein LOC110608247, with the protein MDSYSARTTKRTENEEWKEEYRVEKRPRQEEENVDQKLQKMREQLLAELGTKDHNQTLLPASSPFSRWVQQETIPKKFMMSPMAAYDRTGNPREHVLNYKTFMELQTLSDALMCKVFPTMLTGPARAWFNSLEAGSIRSFGDLANVFISRFIARVPADRKTSYLETVRQRRNESLREYVARFNTEALQIPELDEGRAVEAMQKGTTSPEFFGSLSRKPPTSLAELMKRAEKYIKQDDALMTSRFAKEAADRGKAPEERRPERHEKRQNKKPEAYRQPWDRRDQRLFPPRVPETLTPLNASRAEVLMAVPK; encoded by the coding sequence ATGGATAGTTACTCTGCCAGAACAACCAAAAGAACAGAGAACGAAGAATGGAAGGAGGAGTACCGTGTGGAGAAGAGGCCTagacaagaagaagaaaatgtagATCAAAAGCTGCAGAAAATGAGAGAACAGCTCTTGGCCGAGTTGGGGACGAAAGATCACAATCAGACCCTCTTACCTGCATCCTCACCCTTCTCGAgatgggtgcagcaggagaccatcCCCAAAAAGTTCATGATGTCACCTATGGCAGCATACGACAGAACGGGAAATCCCAGGGAGCACGTCCTTAACTATAAAACTTTTATGGAGCTGCAGACCttatcagatgccttgatgtgcaaggtattccccacGATGCTCACAgggccagcacgggcgtggtttAATAGCTTGGAAGCTGGAAGTATCAGAAGCTTCGGAGACCTTGCCAATGTATTCATCAGTCGGTTCATAGCAAGAGTGCCGGCAGACAGAAAAACTAGTTACCTGGAGACGGTCAGGCAAAGGAGGAATGAATCCTTGAGGGAGTATgtagcccgtttcaatacggaggccctacaGATCCCTGAGCTAGATGAGGGTAGGGCggtggaagccatgcagaaagggACCACCTCTCCCGAGTTTTTCGGCTCGTTGAGTAGGAAGCCCCCTACCTCGCTGGCAGAactgatgaagagggcagaaAAATACATAAAGCAAGATGATGCCTTGATGACGAGCAGATTCGCCAAGGAGGCAGCAGACAGAGgaaaagccccggaggagaggAGACCGGAAAGACATGAAAAGAGGCAAAATAAAAAGCCTGAGGCGTACAGACAACCCTGGGATCGGAGGGACCAAAGACTATTTCCTCCACGAGTTCCTGAGACCCTGACCCCTCTCAATGCCTCccgagccgaagtgctcatggcagtcccaAAATAA